CGAAGACGGCCCGCGCCTGTTCTTCGCGGCCCAGGGTGAGGTCGTCGGCACGGATGTCGCCGAGCAGGCAATAGCGCGCGTCTTCGGTGTCGTACCAGTTGCCGACCTTGCGGTCGCCGTCCATGACGGGATGGAGATCGGTGCCGGAAAGGGCGATGAACTGGGTTCCGGTGATGGTCGAACCCGAGCAGGCATCGCCATGCAGAAGGGTGAGGGGCCAGTCGAGCTGCTTGATGGCGGAGACGGCCTGCGGATAGAACTGCCGCCCGCCAAACAGGTATTGGAACGCGATTTTTGCACCGCGTTCGGCCATCTCGGCCGAAACCCGGTCAAACACATCGTGCATGTTTTCTTCGGTGGTGTTCGCCGTGGTGAAGTAGGCCTTTACGCCATCGTGGGGGAATTCCACGATCTGCATGGTGTCGGTCGGATTGATGATTGATTCTTCCATATTCAGTGTGTCTTTCATTTGCCCGGTCTTTTGGAAGGGCACTTTTGATGTTCTAGTAGCAGTTAACATACCAGACTCCTTTCGTTTTATGCCGCCTCCCGCAACGGACTTCAACCATGAGACGCTTCGCATATGTGCCGTTGGACAGAAAGAAAACCCAATGTCTGCATTTCCGGGCCGACCGTGTCAGAAGAGGAGGGGGCCATCCGTCCCCTATTATGGATCAGGTGGATTTGCTTAGGAGGAAGATGAAGATTTTGATGGGTTTGGCTGTGGTTTTATTGGGCGGTGCGGCGATGGCTGCGGATGTGTTGGTTGAGGTGGAAACCTTTGCCGAAAAGGGGGGGTGGGTGGTGGATCAGCAGTTCACCCATACCATGGGCTCCCCCTATTTGCTGGCGCATGGCATGGGCAAACCGGTTGCCGATGCCCGGGGAAGAGCGACGTTCCCTGCTGCCGGAACCTACCGGGTCTGGGTGCGCACCCGGAACTGGGTGCCCGGCGATTGGCCGGCCCCGGGGCGCTTCAAGGTGAAGGTCGGCGACCGCCTGCTTCCCGCCGAATTCGGCACCCGCACGGGCTGGGGATGGCAGGACGGCGGAACGGTCGAACTCCCCGGCGGGGACGTGGAGCTTCGTCTGGTGGATCTAACCGGCTTCGAGGGGCGCTGCGATGCCATCCTGTTTTCGACCGATCTTGAAACGGCGCCTTCCGATACGCTGGAAAGACCCGGGCCGGAACCCGCCCCGGCCGGTAGGTTTGACGTGGTGGTGGTCGGCGGCGGCATTGCCGGTTGCGGCGCCGCCCTGGCCGCCGAGCGCCAAGGGCTCAAGGTGGCGCTGATCCACGACCGTCCCCGTTTGGGCGGGAATGCCAGCGACGAAGTGCGGGTGCATACCCTCGGGATTCATGGGAAGGGCGAAGCGATTCTTTCCGGGATTGATTCCGAGCATTGGAAAAACGGGTCTGCCGAAGCCATTCAGGACACGGAAAAAAGGCACCGTACGCTCGATGCCAGCGACGTTAGGCAATTCCTCTGTTGGCGGGCCTACGGTGTGCAAATGAATGGGCACCGCATCAAAAGCGTCGATGCGCGGCATATTGAAAGCGGAGCGGCACTGCGGTTCGAAGCCCCCGTCTTCATCGATTGCACGGGCGACGGCTGGATTGGTTTCTGGGCCGGCGCCGATTTCCGCTACGGCCGGGAAAGCCGGAACGAATTTGACGAGGGCTGGGAGAAGCATGGCGACTTGTGGTCGCCCGAAACGCCCGACAACCGGGTGATGGGGGCCTCGGTGCTCTGGAATTCGCACCGGCTCGAAAAGCCGTCGTCGTTTCCCGAGGTGCCGTGGGCGATGGATGTGGCGAAGGACCATGCCGCCATCAACGGCGAATGGCAGTGGGAGTTTTCGCATAACGACCTGCACCAGATCAACGATGCCGAGGAGATCCGCGACCACCTGTTCCGCGCCATCTACGGCTCGTTCAGCAACGCCAAGAAAAATCCCGAAAACGCCACCGTGGAACTCAAATGGGTGGCGCACATTGCCGGCAAGCGCGAATCGCGCCGCCTGGTGGGCGACTATGTCTACACGATGAAGGATGTGACCGAAAAGCGGACGTTCCCCGATACGGTCGTTACGGAAAAGCGCGCCATCGACGTCCACTACCAGGAAAAGCTCAAGGGCAAGCCGGTGGATTTCCTCTCCGAGGCGCTCTTCCTGCGCAAAGGCGAATACCGTATTCCGTTCCGCTGCCTCTATTCCCGCAACATCGAAAACCTGATGATGGCCGGGCGCTGCTTCAGCTGTTCGCATGTCGGGCTGGGCGGCCCGCGCGTCATGAACACCACCGGGCAAATGGGCATTGCCACCGGCAACGCCGCCGCGCTCTGCATCGAGCACAACACCACCCCGCGCGGCGTCTACGAAAACCACCTCGCCGAGCTGCGGCGTCTCTGCGGATACTAGCCGGTGCTTCGACGGCCGGACCTTGGAAATTCCGTGCATCGGAAGTGTTGATCTATTCCTGTTGGATCAGCATTATCTCCGCAATATGGAGAAAGAACCTGCAACGGGCAACGAATGGGAGCGAGTGGGATGACGGGATTGGACTGGGGAGTAATCGGAATCTATTTTGCCGCGCTGATTGGCGTGGTGTGGTGGTCTTCACGCAAGCAGGATACGTCGGCGGACTATTTCCTGGCGGGGCGCAACATTGGCTGGTTTGCCATCGGCAGCTCGCTGTTCGCCTCGAACATCGGTTCGGAGCACATTGTCGGCCTCGCCGGTTCCGGCGCTTCGACCGGCATGGCGATGGCGCACTGGGAAATGCATGCGTGGGTCATGCTGCTGCTCGGTTGGGTCTTTGTTCCGTTCTACTACCGCGCCAACGTCTTCACGATGCCGGAGTTCCTTGAAAAGCGCTTCAATGCGAAGGTGCGTTGGATTCTCTCGGTCGTGTCGCTCGTTGCCTACGTGTTCACCAAGGTGTCCGTCACGGTCTATGCCGGGGCGCTGGTGTTCCAGACCCTGCTGCCCGAAATGCAGCTGACGCTCTTCGGCCAGGTGTGGGGCCCGTTCTGGATCGGTGCCTTCGCGACCGTGGTGCTGACCGGCATCTACACCATCTTCGGCGGCTTGCGCGCCGTGCTCTACACCGACACCGCCCAGGCCATCATCCTGCTGATCGGTTCCTTCTTCATCACCTTCTTCGGCCTCAAGGCCCTGGGCGGCTGGGGCGAGCTGCGCGCGGTTTGCGGCGAACGCGCCACCGAGCTCGCCTTGTGGCGCCCGATGGTCCAGGCCGGGTCGGAGCTGCCCTGGTGGAAAAACGGCGACTTCCCGTGGCTCGGCATCATGCTGGCATCGCCGATCATCGGCATCTGGTATTGGTGTACCGACCAATACATCGTCCAGCGCACGCTCGCCGCCAAGAACCTCACCATGGCGCGGCGCGGCGCCATCTGGGGCGCGTTCCTCAAGGTGTGGCCGGTCATGATTTTCCTCGTCCCCGGCATGATTGGCTGGGCGCTGCACCAGAAGGGCATCATCGCCATCCCCGCCAAGTTGGTGAACGGGGTGGAGGTGGCCCCGATCGACGGCGACCAGGTCTTTGCAACCATGGTGATGAACATGCTGCCGACCGGCCTGCGCGGCCTGGTGGTCGGCGGCCTGCTGGCGGCCCTGATGAGCTCGCTCTCCTCGCTGTTCAACTCCTGCGCCTCGCTCTTCACGGTCGACATCTATGAAAAGCTGCGGCCGAACCAGTCCGAAAAACACCTCGTGACGGTTGGCCGCTTCGCGACCTCGATCATCGTGCTGTTGGGCATGGCCTGGATTCCGGTCATGTACAAGGTGGCCGGCGGCGGGCTCTATCAATATTTGCAAAGCGTGCAGGGCTATCTCGCCCCGCCGATCACTGCCGTCTTCCTGCTCGGCCTCTTCTGGAAGCGCATCAACGCGCAGGGCGCCATGTGGGGCTTGCTGGTCGGCTTCCTGCTCGGCATGGCCAAGCTCACCATCCAGGCCAAGTTCGGAACGCTCGATCCAACCAAGGTGGCCGATCCCGCCTTCCTCGCCGCCATCGGCGACTTCAATTTCCTCTATGCCTCCGGTGTGCTGTTCCTCATCAGCATCGCGGTCGTGATCGGCGTCTCGTTCGCCCATCCCGCCCAGGACGAAGCATCCATTGCCGGGCTCACCTACGCCTCGCTCGACAAGAAGGAGGTCCGCGCCTCGGTCGAACGGTTCGATATCGTCCTGACGGCGGTTGCCGTTGTCCTGATCGTCGGCATGTATCTCTACTTCAGCTTCTGGCTGAATTAGGGGGCAGCATCGGGGAGTTTGTTTTTTTTGTCACCCCCCGCGCCGATCGGGCGTTTAGGGGGGTGGTATGAATTCTAATGAAAAAATTGCTGATTTGTTTCGGTGGGGGGATTGTTCCGCCCGCCATCAATATTTTTCAGCGGAAGGGACTACCAAGATGAAACGAATGTTTTCCGTTTTTTTGCTGGCCGCGATAACCTGCGTGGGCCAACCCAACATCGTCTACTTCAATGCCGACGATCTCGGCGTGATGGATGTGGGGTTCAACTCGGAGCGTTACCACACGCCCAACATTGACCGCCTCCGGGCGGAAGGCATGCTGTTCACCGAGGCCTATGCGCCGGCGGCCAACTGCGCCCCCAGCCGGGTCTGTGTGTTCAGCGGCCAGTATGGCCCGCGCCACGGCGTCTACACGGTGGGCAATTCCGACCGCGGCAGCGCAAAGCACCGCAAAATCGTTCCGGTGGAAAACCGCCTATTCCTTCCCCCGCATAACCTGGCCATCCCGCAGGCGCTGAAGGCGGCGGGCTATAGGTCGATCCATCTCGGGAAGTGGCATGTGAGCAAGGACCCCTTGGAGCAGGGGTTCGATGTGAACATTGGCGGGGGCAAGGAAGGCGGGCCATCGGGCGGCGGATATTTTTCGCCCTTCCAAAGCGGGCCGATGCAACCGTTCAGCGACCTCTACCCCAAGGGCACGCACCGGGTGGACATTTTCGCGGACCAGGCGATCCGGTTCATGCGCGAAAACAAGGAGGGCCCCTTCTTCCTGCACATGGCCTATTATTCCGTCCACTCGAAACTGGAGGCGGTGCCGGAGTTCATCGAAAAGTATCGGGGCAAGGAGGTGGATGCCGTCTATGCCTCGATGATCGAGAAGATGGATCAGGGCATCGGCCGAATCCTGGATGAGCTGGAGGCGCTGGGGCTGAAGGAAAACACGCTGGTGCTGTTCTGTTCCGATAACGGCGGCATCTGCAAGACCTCCAGCCAGCAGCCCTTCCGCGCGGGCAAAGGGTCCTATTTCGAAGGCGGCACCCGCGAGCCGCTGGTGGTGCGCTGGCCGGGAAAGGTGAAGCCGAATTCGACCTGCCAGGTTCCCGTCATTGGAATTGATTTCTATCCCACCTTCCTCGACGCCGCCGGGCTGCCGGCGCCGGAGGGCAAGCAGCTCGACGGCGTGAGCCTTGTACCGCTCCTGACCGGCGCCGCTCCGATTCCGGAGCGCACCCTGTTTTGGCATTTCCCGGTCTACCTCCAGAAATACAGCGGCGTTGACGATGAGTCGCACGATCCCCTGTTCCGCACGCGGCCGGGCTCCTCGCTTCGGCAGGGCAAATGGAAGCTGCATGAATATTTCGAGGACGGCCGCATTGAACTCTACGATCTTGAAGCCGATGTCGGGGAACGGAAAAATATCGCGGCGAGCCATCCGGAAAAGGTGGCGGAGCTGCACCGTTTGCTGAAGGAGTGGCGCAACGAAACGAACGCGCCGGAACCGACCGGCCCGAACCCGGGCTACGACGCGAAGGCCGAGGCCGCCGCGATCCAGAAGGAACGGAAGAAGGCATGATGAAAACAAGCAATAGGAGATGCCATGTTTAAACATATACTCGCCGCGCTGCTTCTTGGCGCGGCGGCAAGGGCGGAAAAGCCCAACCTGATCTATATTCTGGCCGACGATCTCGGCTACGGCGACTTGAGCTGCCTCGGGCAGGAGCATTTCAAGACGCCGCACATCGATGCGCTCAAGGCGAAGGGCATGTTTTTCGAGAACCACTATTCGGGCAGCACGGTCTGCGCACCGTCGCGCTCGGCGCTGCTGACCGGCCAGCACACCGGGCACACCTTCGTTCGCGGCAACAAGGAAATCATGCCGGAAGGGCAGCACCCGATTCCCGCGGAGGTCGTGCTGCTGCCGGAAATGCTCAAGGACGCCGGCTATGTGAGCGGCGCGTTCGGCAAGTGGGGGCTGGGCTATCCCGGTTCCGAAGGCGATCCCCTCAAGCAGGGCTTCGATGTCTTCTACGGCTACAACTGCCAGCGCCTCGGCCACCACTACTATCCGTACCACCTCTGGGACCAGGATCAAAAGGTGATCCTCGAGGGGAACGCCGGAACCGCCAAGGGCGAATACGGCCCGGAGCTGATCCACGCGCGAACGCTGCAGTTTATCGAGGACAACAAGGATAAACCGTTCTTCGCCTATGTGGCCTCCATCATCCCCCACGCCGAACTGGTGGCGCCGTCGGCATACATGCAGCAGTTCCGCGGCAGGTTCGAGGAACCCAAGCCGTTCGAAGGGTGCGACGAAGGGCCGGAGCTGCGCCTCGGCCGCTACCAGTCGCAGGCCGAGCCGCGCGCGGCCTTCGCGGCGATGATCACGCTGCTCGACGACCAGGTGGGCGAGATTGTGGCCCTGACCGAAAAGCTGGGCATCGCCGACAACACCCTGATTATTTTCACCTCCGACAACGGCGCACACCAGGAGGGCGGGGCGGACCCCGCGTTCTTCAACAGCAACGGGCCGTTCCGCGGCCATAAGCGCGACCTGTTCGATGGCGGCGTGCATGTGCCCATGATGGCCTACTGGCCGGGAAAAATCCCCGCCGGAAGCACCTCGGGGCACATCTCCGCCTTCTGGGACATGGTGCCCACCTTCACCGAGCTCGCCGGCGTGCCAACGCCGGAAAACACCGACGGCATTTCCATGGTGCCTTCCCTGTTCGGCAAGGGCGACCAGCCGGAGCATAAATATCTCTATTGGGAGTTCCATGAAAAGGGCGGACGCATCGCCGTGCGCATGGGCAAGTGGAAAGGGGTGCGCTACAACGTGCTCAAGAATCCGAACGAGCCGATGAAGCTGTTCGACCTGTCGGCCGACCCCGGCGAACAGACGAATGTGGCCGACGGGCACCCGGAAACCGTTGAGCAAATCATGGCCATCATGAAAAACGCCCGCACCCATTCCGACATCTTCACCTTCGGGCAAAAGCAATTCAAAGGAGAATAGCATGCTGAAAACCACCACCTTGTTTCTATGGGCGGCCATCGCCGCAACGTCCCTCGGCTTCCAGAACGATTGGGAAAACGAACGGATGATTGAAAAGGGCAAGATGCCCACGCGCGCAACTTCGTATTCCTACCAATCGGTGGCGGATGCGCTCGGTGGCGACCGTTCGCTCGCCCGGTTGAAGTCGCTCGACGGCGAGTGGAAATTCAACTTCACCCCCGATTCCAAGGACCGGCCGTTGGATTTCTTCCAGGCCGGCTTCAATGCCGCGGGCTGGGGAACCATCCCGGTTCCTTCGAGCTGGGAGATGAAAGGCCACGGCCAACCCATCTACACCAACTCCAAATACCCGTTCACGGCGAACGAGCCGTTCATCGACCGCACGAATCCCGTTGGCTCCTACCTCCGCGACTTCGAAGTTCCCGCCGACTGGAAAGACCAGCGGATCATCCTCCATTTCGGTGGCGTCTCTTCGGCCTTCTACGTTTGGCTGAACGGCGAACTGGTTGGCTACAGCCAGGGCAGCCGCCTCCCGGCGGAGTTCGATGTCACCCAGCAGCTCAAGGCCGGCAAGAACCGCCTGGCGGTGCAGGTGTTCCGCTGGTCGGACGGCTCCTACCTCGAAGACCAGGACATGTGGCGCCTGAGCGGTATCCACCGCGAAGTGCTGCTGCTGGCGCAACCGAAAATCGCGTTGAACGATTTCTTCGTCAAGGCCTCCGCCGACGGGCGGCTGCAGGTGCGCCCGCGCATCCTCTCGGATGCGTTGAACAATTCCAAGGGCTGGAACCTTTCCGCGCAGTTGTACGATGCCGACGGCAACGCCGTGCTCGGAAAACCGATGCAGCACGGCCTGCATAAGATCCTGAACGAATCCTATCCGCAGCGCGACAACGTGCCGTTCGGCCTGCTGGAGGCCCAGGTTTCCAATCCGCGCCTCTGGTCGGCGGAGGACCCCTATCTCTACACCCTCGTCTTCAACGTAACGGGCAATGGGGGCGAACTGATGGAGGTGCGTAGCTGCAGGGTCGGTTTCCGCACCATCACAATCAGCAACAAGGCCGAAGTGCTGGTGAACGGCGTGCCGGTCAAGATGATGGGCGTCAACCGCCACGACCACGACCATATCGAGGGCAAGGCGCTGACCCGCGAGGACATCCGCAAGGACGTCGAGCTGATGAAGCAGTTCAACTTCAATGCCGTGCGCACCTCGCACTACCCGAACGATCCCTATTTCTACGACCTGTGCGATGAATACGGAATCTACGTCATGGACGAGGCCAACATTGAATCGCACGATGTCCGCGGGCAGCTGGTCAACCGCGCCTCCTGGCACTATGCCGTCAACGACCGCGTCCTGCGCATGGTCGAGCGCGACAAGAACCACCCGAGCATCGTCTCGTGGTCGCTCGGCAACGAGTCGGGCTATGGCCCCATCCACGCCGCCGCCGCAGGCTGGATCAAGGATTACGACCCGACCCGCTTCATCCACTACGAAGGTGCGCAGGGCGATCCGAATTTGCCCGGCTACGATCCGAAGATGGCGATGATGGCGGGGCAGACGCATCCGCTGCTGGCCAATCCCGACGATCCTCCCTGTGTCGATTGCGTCAGCCGCATGTATCCCTCCGTCGCCCAGTTGAAGGCTCTCGCCGAAGCGGAGCATATCAAGCGCCCGGTCGTCATGTGCGAATATGCCCACGCCATGGGCAACTCGCTCGGCAACATGACCGACTATTGGGACCTGATCCGCTCCAAGCCCAACCTGATGGGCGGCTATATCTGGGACTGGATCGACCAGGGCGTCCTGGCCAAAAACAAGGACGGGGTCGAATACTATGCCTACGGCGGCGACTTCGGCGACAAACCCAACAGCGCGAACTTCTGCATGAACGGCGTCATCAACTCCGACCGTACGCCGGGGCCGAAAACGTGGGAATGCAAATATATCTTCCAGCCGGTCGTTTTCGAGGCCGTTGACCTGAAGGCCGGCAAGGTCAAGATCGCCAACCGCTTCAATTTCGCCAACCTGAAAAACTATTCCATCCGCTGGAGCCTCTCCGAGGAAGGAACGGTTGTTCAGGATGGCAAGCTGGATGCCATCGATCTGCCCGCCGGTCAAAGCCGCGAAATCAAGGTTCCGTTCAAACCAACTCAGTCCGGCAAGGAGGTCTGGTTGCGCCTGGGCGTGCACGAAACCACGGCCAAGCCCTGGTGCAAGGCCGGCTTCGAAATCGCCAAGGAGCAGTTCCTGGTGAAGGGTGGCGATGGCTCACCGAGCCGTCCGTCGTCCGGTGCAAAACTGGTGGCCAAGGACGGTGCGAAGGCGGTCGTCTTCAACGGCAAGGGCTTCTCGGCCTCGGTGGACAAGGCCAGCGGTGAACTCGTCAGCTATGCGGTCAAGGGCGAAGAGTGGATCAAGAGTCCGCTGCGCCCCGCCTTCTGGCGCCCGCAGACCGACAACGACGCGCGGGGCGGAAGCACCCATAAGCGCATGACGCATTGGAAGGATATCGACGGCAAGCTGGCCACGGAGTCGGTTAAGCTGGAAAAGCCGAACCGGGTGGTTGTGAAAAAGACGGCGGAGAAAACCGACCTAACCATCACCTACACCTTCGGGGACAACGGGGTCGTGGAAGTGGCAGCGGAACTCGACGCCGATCCTTCGTTGCCGCCGATGCCGCGCCTCGGGTTCTCCATGGGGATTTCCGGTGGATTCGGGCAGACCCGCTATTTCGGCAAGGGGCCGTGGGAAAACTATTGCGACCGCAATGCCGCAGCGGAGGTGGGCCTGTACGAAAGCCCGACCGCCAACCTGTATTATGAATATGCCAAGCCGCAGGAAAACGGCCACCGCACCCAAACGCGCTGGATCGAGCTGGCGGGCAACGCCGGCAAAATGCGGGTCGATGGCGCCGAGCCCTTCGGCTTCTCCATCTGGCCCTGGTCGTTCGAAAACCTGTCTGCCGCGAAGCATACCTACGACCTCGTCGACCAAGGGTTCTTCACCCTCAACATCGACCACCGGCACATGGGCGTCGGCGGAACCGACTCGTGGACCATCAAGGCCCTCCCGATGGAGCACTACCAGGTTCCGGCAGGGCATTACGTCTGGGCATTCACGTTGTCGCCTTCCGAATAAAGCATCATCGATAACGCACGCGTTGTCATACCAAATTAAACTTTTACCACAGAGGGCACTGAGGCACAGAGGAGCGGGATTGCTATGGTTCTCTGTGTCTCGGTGCCCTCTGTGGTGAGACCATTCAAACTAAGTTCCTATCAGTAGGGCCAGACCCACCCACGGGTCTGGCCTTTTGCGTCTCTTCCTGAAACGGAAATGAACCAACCGCAAATCAACGCCAATAGACGCGAATGGCCAATGATGACGGGCGCTTTGCTTGAGCGGTAGGATTTATTGGGAAAATTGTCCTAAAGGTCTTTGATTAATCCTATGCGCTTATTTTAGCTGGATAGTTTTTGAAATAGGTTTCGTCGGGATGCTCTGTTCGTTTCAATGGTTTTGCATTGGGTATTCATTCGCAAACTCAAAGCACTATAGGTGAATGCCGAAATGCAGACCTATCATGTGATGCGATTCCTCGCTGGTTTTTGAATAGCCGACGACCGGGCCGAGGTCATACTTCCCCACCTCGAATAGGTAGGCCGCTTCAAGATGCGTTGTATACTCGGTTTCCATACTGCCCTCATGTTCAGCCCACAGCACACCTGGAGCAACAGACAGCATCAGACCACGCCAGGGATAAACCGCAATCGGCACCATGGCGGCATAGTGTTGTTCTTCGGCGGCGATATATTCTGCGCCCAGACCGATCGCCAATTTATTCCACACACCCTCGCTTCCCAGCCGCTTCATCACATGGCCGTGAAATCCGGCAGCGTCTTCGCCTTCTTCCTTGAGGTGCACAAAGCCGACCGAAAGGCCAATTTCCAGCCCGCTTGTATCATGGCCGTGATCGTCATGGTCATGGACTTGCTGTGAAAAACAGGACGGACTCGCCCAAAACCCGCAAATTATTAAACAAACCGCGACCGGAAAAACCTTTATCTTCAACATCAGAACTCCCTTGATTATCTATTGCAAAACCTCAATGGCGGCGAACCATCCATGCTGGAGCACCGTTTGACAATTTATTTTTCCGACTAATAGAAGCAGAATATCTGATTGAGGCGGGTCATTTAATATGAGGCAACTCGGCAACTCGCAACCACTCATTTTCGAAATAGAGAACTTGTCATATTGTTTTACTCATGAAATACTTCGACCCGATTTTTTTTTTGAACTGAGATGACTATTCCGAGGCAAACTTCAAATAAAGCTCCGGCCACAATATTAACACTGTGGTTATGTTTGATATTTGCAATTTCGGGCATGGCGGAGTTTTTGCCGCATGCGGGACATCACCATCATCACCACGATGACCACTTTGAAGGCATAGCCCTGGATCACAGTGATCACGAACACCACTCTGGCGAAGTACATGGCGCAGATGTCCCTCATCCTATAAAACCCTGCTGTTTGAGCGGGAATCAGTTTCCTCCGTCGTCAAAACCCGCTTCTTTTTGTTCTGTCCACAGCCCTAACAGCTCAAAAACCTTAGCCGCTTATGGTCTGGCAGCAAATTGCATCTCGGGGGTACCTCCTCCTAAACTTGATGTAATCTCAGCTTATGCAAATTCATGCCGCCTGCTGGGCACCTTAGTGCGTCCGGACAGGACAGTTGTGCTCCTGATTTGATACGGATCTGATATCGTATCTTTTCCTAGTGCCATGGAGTTTATAACCCCATTCGGCATATCTTAAAATTTCTACCACAGGAGCACTTCATATGTGTGGTAAGTACATCTCTTTAGTTTCATCTCTTATAATTTCACAGGTCATTTGTTCCTGTTCAACAAGCACAGCGATAAAACCAACAGTGGCAATCCAAACAGAATCCAGTCGAACGGCAGGATTCTACAATGTTACGGCCAGCCGGGAGCCAGACGGCCTCCGTATCACCGGCAAACTTCATCGGAAATCTTTTCCAAAAAGTCAAAGTACTGGACACGTGGATGTTCACATTCTTGATGGCTCAGGAAAGACTCTGCAAATCGTCCACGTTAAACCTACCCCCGGGATGTTTTTCCGACGCTCCGTCGTGAAACCCCGTTTTTCGGCGTTAGTGCCGGTTGAGCCGGGTAGCGAGTTGACCGTGGAAGTCAAACATCATGCTGCATCGATTTCCGTTCATAAGCCGAATGGTTTTGATGCGACTTGACGAAGTTACTTTCGCTATCGCCCTGTGGTTTGCAGACCATGTGGCATCTTCCATCACCATCTAACTATCCAAGGAGCCCTTTATGGACCGGAGAGTTATTCTTTTAAGCTTAGTCATACCTTTATTCTTAGGGGGGTGCGTCAGTACGGAGCAGGTCAAAACGCCTCCGCCACGCCCTCTCGCAGCAAAATACGAGTTTACAGAACAAGAGGCTGAAGAGCCGGGTGGTCAATCCAAACCTCTTGCCGACCCGACAGGTGTTTTAACGCTTCAGGAGTCGCTGGCTTCTGCCCTTCTGCATAATCCCGAGCTTCGTGCTTTCTCATACGATATTCGAGTGGCGGAAGCACAGGCATTGCAGGCTGGGTTGTGGTCTAATCCGGAAATCACGGTTCTTGTGGATGAGTACAACCGCGACGGGGCCGGGTTCGACTCTGCGGAGACGTCTATCCTGTTGAGCCAGCAGTTTGAGCTCGGTGGCCAGCGCCGCAAGCGATCCCGGGTGGCGGCTATACAGGGTGAAATCGCCGGATGGGACTATGAGCGAAAGCGGTTGGATGTCTTCACCGAAACCACTCTGGCTTTTATTGATGTTTTGGCGGCCACACGCCGCCTGGAGATTGCAGAGACGCTGGTTGCGTTGGCGGTGAAGAGCAATGAAGCCGTTGTCGAACGGGTAAATGTTGGAAAAGAAGTGCCGTTGCAGGCGACAAAAACCACAGCCGAAGTTGAATTTGCCCGCTTAAAAAAGATGGAAGCCGAGAGTGAGCTGGAGACCGCCCGAAAAGGACTGGCATCTAAGTGGGGAGCTGATACGGCCCGGTTTCAGAGTTTGTCCGGAAACCTTGATCGTGTGTTGAAATCCATTCCCGAGCGGGAGCAACTGGAACAACAGCTTGCAAGCAATCCCGAGCTCGAGCGATACAACGCTGAACTGCGCCTGAAAAACGCCTCTCTCTCTCTGGAAAATTCAAGAAAAGTTCCGGATATAGAGGCTGCTATTGGTGTGAAACGTTTCGAATCGGATGGGACGGA
This DNA window, taken from Pontiella desulfatans, encodes the following:
- a CDS encoding arylsulfatase, whose product is MFKHILAALLLGAAARAEKPNLIYILADDLGYGDLSCLGQEHFKTPHIDALKAKGMFFENHYSGSTVCAPSRSALLTGQHTGHTFVRGNKEIMPEGQHPIPAEVVLLPEMLKDAGYVSGAFGKWGLGYPGSEGDPLKQGFDVFYGYNCQRLGHHYYPYHLWDQDQKVILEGNAGTAKGEYGPELIHARTLQFIEDNKDKPFFAYVASIIPHAELVAPSAYMQQFRGRFEEPKPFEGCDEGPELRLGRYQSQAEPRAAFAAMITLLDDQVGEIVALTEKLGIADNTLIIFTSDNGAHQEGGADPAFFNSNGPFRGHKRDLFDGGVHVPMMAYWPGKIPAGSTSGHISAFWDMVPTFTELAGVPTPENTDGISMVPSLFGKGDQPEHKYLYWEFHEKGGRIAVRMGKWKGVRYNVLKNPNEPMKLFDLSADPGEQTNVADGHPETVEQIMAIMKNARTHSDIFTFGQKQFKGE
- a CDS encoding sodium:solute symporter — translated: MTGLDWGVIGIYFAALIGVVWWSSRKQDTSADYFLAGRNIGWFAIGSSLFASNIGSEHIVGLAGSGASTGMAMAHWEMHAWVMLLLGWVFVPFYYRANVFTMPEFLEKRFNAKVRWILSVVSLVAYVFTKVSVTVYAGALVFQTLLPEMQLTLFGQVWGPFWIGAFATVVLTGIYTIFGGLRAVLYTDTAQAIILLIGSFFITFFGLKALGGWGELRAVCGERATELALWRPMVQAGSELPWWKNGDFPWLGIMLASPIIGIWYWCTDQYIVQRTLAAKNLTMARRGAIWGAFLKVWPVMIFLVPGMIGWALHQKGIIAIPAKLVNGVEVAPIDGDQVFATMVMNMLPTGLRGLVVGGLLAALMSSLSSLFNSCASLFTVDIYEKLRPNQSEKHLVTVGRFATSIIVLLGMAWIPVMYKVAGGGLYQYLQSVQGYLAPPITAVFLLGLFWKRINAQGAMWGLLVGFLLGMAKLTIQAKFGTLDPTKVADPAFLAAIGDFNFLYASGVLFLISIAVVIGVSFAHPAQDEASIAGLTYASLDKKEVRASVERFDIVLTAVAVVLIVGMYLYFSFWLN
- a CDS encoding FAD-dependent oxidoreductase, whose product is MKILMGLAVVLLGGAAMAADVLVEVETFAEKGGWVVDQQFTHTMGSPYLLAHGMGKPVADARGRATFPAAGTYRVWVRTRNWVPGDWPAPGRFKVKVGDRLLPAEFGTRTGWGWQDGGTVELPGGDVELRLVDLTGFEGRCDAILFSTDLETAPSDTLERPGPEPAPAGRFDVVVVGGGIAGCGAALAAERQGLKVALIHDRPRLGGNASDEVRVHTLGIHGKGEAILSGIDSEHWKNGSAEAIQDTEKRHRTLDASDVRQFLCWRAYGVQMNGHRIKSVDARHIESGAALRFEAPVFIDCTGDGWIGFWAGADFRYGRESRNEFDEGWEKHGDLWSPETPDNRVMGASVLWNSHRLEKPSSFPEVPWAMDVAKDHAAINGEWQWEFSHNDLHQINDAEEIRDHLFRAIYGSFSNAKKNPENATVELKWVAHIAGKRESRRLVGDYVYTMKDVTEKRTFPDTVVTEKRAIDVHYQEKLKGKPVDFLSEALFLRKGEYRIPFRCLYSRNIENLMMAGRCFSCSHVGLGGPRVMNTTGQMGIATGNAAALCIEHNTTPRGVYENHLAELRRLCGY
- a CDS encoding sulfatase, which translates into the protein MKRMFSVFLLAAITCVGQPNIVYFNADDLGVMDVGFNSERYHTPNIDRLRAEGMLFTEAYAPAANCAPSRVCVFSGQYGPRHGVYTVGNSDRGSAKHRKIVPVENRLFLPPHNLAIPQALKAAGYRSIHLGKWHVSKDPLEQGFDVNIGGGKEGGPSGGGYFSPFQSGPMQPFSDLYPKGTHRVDIFADQAIRFMRENKEGPFFLHMAYYSVHSKLEAVPEFIEKYRGKEVDAVYASMIEKMDQGIGRILDELEALGLKENTLVLFCSDNGGICKTSSQQPFRAGKGSYFEGGTREPLVVRWPGKVKPNSTCQVPVIGIDFYPTFLDAAGLPAPEGKQLDGVSLVPLLTGAAPIPERTLFWHFPVYLQKYSGVDDESHDPLFRTRPGSSLRQGKWKLHEYFEDGRIELYDLEADVGERKNIAASHPEKVAELHRLLKEWRNETNAPEPTGPNPGYDAKAEAAAIQKERKKA